From the genome of Ralstonia pickettii, one region includes:
- a CDS encoding 3-(methylthio)propionyl-CoA ligase, which yields MALMGQMMSAPLLISTIIEHAARNSGSTEVVSRRVEGDIHRTTYRQVRDRSKQLANALAALGVQPGERVGTLAWNGYRHLEIYYGVSGSGSVCHTINPRLFPDQIAYIVNHADDPYVFFDLTFVPLIEGIAPHCPNVKGWVAMTDRAHMPTSSVPMLCYEELLDAQTADYTWPQFDENTASSLCYTSGTTGNPKGALYSHRSTVLHSYASAMPDALGCSAQDVILPVVPMFHVNAWGLPYSVPLVGAKLVFPGPKLDGASLFELFEQEKVTFSAGVPTVWLGLLQHVQANKLKFSTFRRTVIGGSAAPPAMIRTLNELDVEVIHAWGMTEMSPLGTTCKLMGKHADLPDEAKQHVLERQGRAIYGVEMKIVDAEGHELPWDGKAFGDLYVRGPWTIQSYYRNEVSPLVDGWFPTGDVANIDADGYMQITDRSKDVIKSGGEWISSIDVENVAAAHPGVHMAACIACHHPKWDERPLLVVMKKPGVELTREEMLKFFEGKVAKWWIPDDVVFVTEIPLTATGKMQKLKLREQFKDYQFPAVQA from the coding sequence ATGGCCCTGATGGGACAAATGATGAGCGCTCCGTTGCTCATCTCGACCATCATCGAACATGCAGCGCGCAATTCCGGTTCGACTGAAGTCGTGTCGCGCCGTGTCGAGGGCGATATCCATCGCACCACGTACCGGCAAGTGCGAGACCGTTCCAAGCAACTGGCAAATGCGCTGGCCGCACTCGGTGTGCAGCCCGGCGAGCGTGTGGGCACGCTGGCCTGGAACGGCTATCGCCACCTTGAAATCTATTACGGCGTGTCCGGCTCGGGCTCGGTGTGCCACACCATCAACCCGCGCCTGTTTCCGGACCAGATCGCCTACATCGTCAATCACGCTGACGATCCGTACGTCTTTTTCGACCTGACGTTTGTGCCACTCATTGAGGGCATCGCACCGCATTGCCCGAACGTGAAGGGCTGGGTTGCGATGACCGATCGCGCGCACATGCCGACCTCCAGCGTGCCGATGCTCTGTTATGAGGAGCTGCTGGACGCGCAGACCGCCGATTACACCTGGCCGCAATTCGACGAGAACACCGCTTCCAGCCTGTGCTACACGTCCGGCACCACGGGCAACCCCAAGGGCGCGCTGTATTCGCATCGCTCCACGGTGCTGCACTCGTATGCGTCGGCCATGCCGGACGCGCTCGGGTGCTCGGCGCAGGACGTGATCCTGCCGGTGGTGCCGATGTTCCACGTCAACGCGTGGGGGCTGCCGTATTCGGTGCCGCTGGTGGGCGCCAAGCTCGTCTTCCCCGGGCCGAAACTGGACGGTGCTTCGCTGTTCGAATTGTTCGAGCAGGAAAAGGTGACATTCTCGGCCGGCGTGCCGACGGTATGGCTCGGCCTGCTGCAACACGTGCAGGCCAACAAGCTGAAGTTCTCGACGTTCCGCCGCACGGTCATCGGTGGTTCTGCAGCGCCCCCGGCCATGATCCGCACGCTCAACGAGCTGGACGTGGAAGTCATCCACGCGTGGGGCATGACGGAAATGTCCCCGCTCGGCACCACGTGCAAGCTGATGGGCAAGCATGCCGACCTGCCGGACGAGGCCAAGCAGCACGTGCTGGAGCGCCAAGGCCGCGCCATCTACGGTGTCGAGATGAAGATCGTCGATGCCGAAGGCCACGAATTGCCATGGGACGGCAAGGCTTTCGGCGACCTCTACGTGCGCGGGCCCTGGACCATCCAGAGCTATTACCGCAACGAGGTATCGCCGCTGGTCGATGGCTGGTTCCCGACGGGCGACGTCGCCAACATCGATGCCGATGGCTACATGCAGATCACCGATCGCAGCAAGGACGTGATCAAGTCTGGCGGTGAGTGGATATCGTCCATCGATGTGGAAAACGTGGCGGCGGCGCACCCCGGCGTGCATATGGCCGCGTGCATCGCATGCCATCACCCGAAGTGGGATGAGCGTCCGCTGCTGGTCGTGATGAAAAAGCCGGGTGTCGAACTCACGCGCGAAGAGATGCTCAAGTTCTTCGAGGGCAAGGTTGCCAAGTGGTGGATTCCGGACGACGTGGTGTTCGTCACCGAAATTCCGCTCACGGCCACCGGCAAGATGCAGAAGCTGAAACTGCGCGAGCAGTTCAAGGACTATCAGTTCCCAGCTGTACAGGCTTAG
- a CDS encoding protein adenylyltransferase SelO, translated as MTASPVALPDDSLANTFDWPGRPAAAPGFSALGERFLTRLPPMPMPSGAIGTPYLVGFSPDAAASLGISRAELDTPAGLAVFTGNAVAAWSDPLATVYSGHQFGVWAGQLGDGRALLLAEFQTADGPCEVQLKGAGRTPYSRMGDGRAVLRSSIREFLCSEAMAGLGIPTTRALCVTGADAPVRREEIETAAVVTRLAPSFVRFGHFEHFAASEQLPQLRALADYVVDRFYPACRSESQPYLALLREIARRTAELMADWQAVGFCHGVMNTDNMSILGLTLDYGPFGFLDGFDANHICNHSDSGGRYAYAQQPQIGYWNLFCLAQALLPLFGEDPDVFVNLSDEAQAQPAIDAAQNVLLTYRDVYGAAFYARYRAKLGLSTAQDTDETLFGDLFKLLHNQRTDYTLFFRHLAEVRRDDTPAAAEARTVRDFFFDRAAADAWLAAYRQRLQAETQSDDERAAAMQRVNPKYVLRNHLAEIAIRRAKEKDFSEVENLRAVLARPFDDHPGFEHYAQPAPDWASSLEVSCSS; from the coding sequence ATGACTGCCTCCCCCGTCGCCTTGCCTGACGATTCCCTTGCGAACACGTTCGACTGGCCTGGCCGCCCCGCCGCAGCCCCCGGTTTCTCAGCACTGGGCGAACGATTTTTGACACGTCTGCCGCCGATGCCCATGCCTTCCGGCGCAATCGGCACACCTTATCTGGTTGGCTTTTCGCCAGACGCCGCCGCGTCGCTCGGCATCTCGCGCGCAGAGCTTGACACCCCGGCCGGGCTGGCGGTCTTTACCGGTAACGCCGTCGCGGCCTGGAGCGATCCGCTCGCAACCGTCTATTCGGGCCACCAGTTCGGCGTGTGGGCGGGCCAGTTGGGCGATGGCCGTGCGCTGCTGCTGGCGGAATTCCAGACCGCCGATGGCCCGTGCGAAGTCCAGCTCAAAGGTGCCGGCCGTACGCCGTATTCGCGCATGGGCGACGGACGCGCGGTGCTCCGGTCGTCCATCCGCGAATTTTTGTGCTCGGAAGCCATGGCAGGGCTCGGCATTCCGACCACCCGAGCCCTGTGCGTGACCGGCGCTGACGCACCCGTGCGCCGTGAAGAAATCGAAACCGCAGCAGTTGTCACACGCCTTGCACCGTCGTTCGTGCGCTTCGGCCATTTCGAGCACTTTGCCGCCAGTGAACAACTGCCCCAACTCCGCGCACTTGCCGATTACGTCGTCGACCGCTTCTACCCCGCCTGCCGCAGCGAGTCGCAACCGTATCTCGCCCTGCTGCGCGAAATTGCCCGCCGCACCGCTGAATTGATGGCCGACTGGCAAGCCGTTGGCTTCTGCCACGGCGTGATGAACACCGACAACATGTCGATCCTCGGCCTCACGCTTGATTACGGCCCATTCGGCTTCCTGGACGGTTTTGACGCCAACCACATCTGCAACCACTCCGACAGCGGCGGCCGGTACGCCTACGCCCAGCAGCCCCAGATCGGCTACTGGAACCTGTTCTGCCTCGCGCAGGCATTACTGCCGCTGTTCGGCGAGGATCCGGACGTTTTCGTCAACTTGAGCGACGAAGCGCAGGCGCAACCCGCCATCGATGCCGCACAAAACGTGTTGCTGACCTACCGCGACGTCTACGGCGCAGCGTTCTACGCACGTTATCGCGCCAAGCTTGGCCTTTCCACCGCGCAGGACACAGACGAAACGCTGTTCGGCGACCTCTTCAAGCTGCTGCACAACCAGCGCACCGACTACACGCTGTTTTTCCGCCACCTCGCCGAAGTACGCCGCGACGACACGCCCGCCGCGGCAGAAGCGCGCACCGTCCGCGATTTCTTCTTCGATCGCGCCGCCGCAGACGCGTGGCTTGCCGCTTATCGCCAGCGCTTGCAAGCCGAAACGCAATCCGACGACGAGCGCGCCGCCGCCATGCAGCGCGTCAACCCCAAATACGTGCTGCGCAACCACCTGGCTGAAATTGCAATCCGCCGCGCCAAGGAAAAGGATTTCTCCGAAGTCGAAAACCTGCGCGCCGTGCTGGCCCGCCCGTTTGACGACCACCCCGGCTTCGAGCACTACGCCCAGCCGGCGCCCGACTGGGCATCGTCATTGGAAGTGAGCTGCTCGTCGTGA
- the msrB gene encoding peptide-methionine (R)-S-oxide reductase MsrB yields the protein MTVTKSDAEWRDQLSDIEYRVTREAATERPFTGKYWDHWERGVYNCVCCGTPLFESSTKFDAGCGWPSYFQPINGEVIAEKTDRSHGMLRIEVQCKNCGAHLGHVFEDGPAPTGLRYCINSAALKFGD from the coding sequence ATGACCGTCACGAAATCCGACGCCGAATGGCGCGACCAACTCTCCGACATCGAATACCGCGTCACCCGCGAAGCGGCCACCGAACGCCCCTTCACCGGCAAGTACTGGGACCACTGGGAGCGTGGCGTCTACAACTGCGTGTGCTGCGGCACGCCGCTGTTTGAATCGTCGACCAAGTTCGATGCGGGCTGCGGCTGGCCGAGCTATTTCCAGCCCATCAACGGCGAGGTGATCGCCGAAAAAACCGACCGCTCCCACGGTATGCTGCGCATCGAAGTGCAGTGCAAGAACTGCGGCGCGCACCTGGGCCATGTGTTCGAAGATGGCCCTGCGCCCACCGGCCTGCGGTATTGCATCAACTCGGCTGCGCTAAAATTCGGCGATTGA
- a CDS encoding septation protein A: MKFLFDLFPVILFFAAFKVAGIYVATTVAMVATVLQIAWVWFKHRKVDAMQWLSLLIIGVFGGATLIFHNETFIKWKPTVLYWMFGVVLLGSVVFVRKNLIRAMMEQQVSLPEPMWGRLNLVWALFFLVMGCLNLYVAYNFDTDVWVNFKLFGSMGLMVVFILAQSVWLARHMQERPANAANDAHIGDDR; encoded by the coding sequence ATGAAATTCCTGTTCGATCTGTTCCCGGTCATCCTGTTCTTTGCTGCCTTCAAGGTGGCCGGTATTTATGTGGCGACCACCGTCGCGATGGTCGCCACCGTGCTGCAGATCGCCTGGGTGTGGTTCAAGCACCGCAAGGTCGACGCCATGCAGTGGCTGTCGCTGCTCATCATTGGTGTGTTTGGCGGCGCCACACTCATTTTCCACAACGAGACTTTCATCAAGTGGAAGCCGACGGTCCTGTACTGGATGTTTGGCGTGGTGCTGCTGGGCAGCGTGGTGTTCGTTCGCAAGAACCTCATCCGCGCCATGATGGAGCAGCAGGTCTCGCTGCCCGAGCCGATGTGGGGCCGCCTGAACCTGGTCTGGGCGCTGTTCTTCCTGGTCATGGGCTGCCTGAACCTTTACGTGGCCTACAACTTCGACACTGACGTGTGGGTCAACTTCAAGCTGTTCGGCTCGATGGGCCTGATGGTGGTATTCATCCTCGCGCAGAGTGTCTGGCTGGCGCGGCACATGCAGGAGCGTCCCGCCAACGCAGCCAACGACGCCCACATCGGAGACGACCGCTGA
- a CDS encoding BolA family protein gives MAADPREIERLLREAFQPAHLVVEDDSAKHAGHAGAASGGGHYNVEIVSAAFAGKNRLARHRMVYDALHTLWPAAIHALAIRAVTPEENT, from the coding sequence ATGGCCGCAGATCCGCGAGAAATCGAACGCCTCCTGCGTGAGGCCTTCCAGCCCGCCCACCTGGTCGTTGAAGACGACAGCGCGAAGCACGCCGGACACGCCGGTGCAGCGTCCGGCGGCGGACACTACAACGTCGAAATCGTCAGCGCGGCCTTTGCCGGCAAGAACCGTTTGGCGCGTCATCGCATGGTGTATGATGCGCTGCACACGCTGTGGCCAGCGGCAATCCATGCCCTGGCGATCCGCGCGGTCACTCCCGAAGAAAACACGTAA
- a CDS encoding peptidylprolyl isomerase: MKISSLTASLLAAALAATVAPAMAQNAAVVNGKAIPSAKVDALIKKSGQPESPELRAKARDMLVDRELIEQDAAKRGLLERDDVQEQLASARLNVLVAAEFEDYVKNSPATEDELHKQYDKIKAQFGNGKEYHAHHILVDKEADAKAIIAKLKAGAKFEDIAKAQSKDKGSGANGGDLDWANPGTYVPEFSAALTGLKKGQITQTPVKTQFGWHVIRLDDTRDAKIPSYEDVKPQLLEMMMGDQNWQRSKFQAMLKELREKAKIQ, encoded by the coding sequence ATGAAGATTTCCAGCCTCACTGCCAGCCTGCTGGCTGCTGCCCTTGCTGCGACCGTTGCTCCCGCGATGGCGCAAAACGCCGCGGTGGTCAACGGTAAAGCCATCCCGAGCGCAAAGGTGGACGCGCTGATCAAGAAGTCGGGCCAGCCCGAATCGCCCGAGCTGCGTGCCAAGGCCCGCGACATGCTGGTCGACCGTGAACTGATCGAGCAGGACGCCGCCAAGCGGGGCCTGCTGGAGCGCGACGACGTTCAAGAGCAACTCGCTTCTGCGCGCCTGAACGTGCTCGTGGCCGCCGAGTTCGAGGACTACGTCAAGAACAGCCCCGCCACCGAAGACGAACTGCACAAGCAGTACGACAAGATCAAGGCGCAGTTCGGCAACGGCAAGGAATACCACGCCCACCACATCCTGGTGGACAAGGAAGCCGACGCCAAGGCGATCATCGCCAAGCTGAAGGCCGGCGCCAAGTTTGAAGACATCGCCAAGGCGCAATCGAAGGACAAGGGATCGGGCGCCAACGGCGGCGATCTGGACTGGGCGAACCCGGGCACTTACGTGCCGGAATTCTCGGCCGCGCTCACCGGGCTGAAGAAGGGCCAGATCACGCAGACGCCGGTCAAGACGCAATTCGGCTGGCACGTGATCCGTCTGGACGACACGCGCGACGCAAAGATCCCGTCGTACGAGGACGTCAAGCCGCAACTGCTCGAGATGATGATGGGCGATCAGAACTGGCAACGCAGCAAGTTCCAGGCGATGCTGAAAGAGCTGCGCGAAAAAGCGAAGATCCAGTAA
- a CDS encoding ABC transporter substrate-binding protein: MSTFKHAFRIAALAAIPMALLQAAPALAQATKSVEVLAIVEHPALDAIRDGAKEQLKAEGFDAGKNLKWEYQSAQGSTATAAQIARKFIGDKPDAIIAIATPSAQAVVAATKSIPVVYSGVTDPVAAQLVKSWEPTGTNVTGVSDKLPLDKQIALIKRVVPNAKRVGMVYNPGEANSVVVVTELKKLLSAQGMTLIESAAPRTVDIAPAAKNLIGKVDVIYTNTDNNVVSAYESLVKVANEAKIPLVAGDTDSVKRGAIAALGINYYKLGQQTGKVVARILKGEKPGAIASAGSTDLELFVNEGAAKKQGATLSADLLKDAKEVIK; encoded by the coding sequence ATGTCCACGTTCAAGCACGCCTTCCGCATTGCCGCGCTTGCTGCCATTCCGATGGCACTGCTGCAAGCCGCACCGGCGCTGGCCCAGGCCACCAAGTCGGTCGAAGTGCTGGCCATCGTTGAGCACCCGGCGCTCGACGCCATCCGCGACGGCGCCAAGGAACAGCTCAAGGCCGAAGGCTTTGACGCAGGCAAGAACCTGAAGTGGGAGTACCAGAGCGCACAAGGCAGCACGGCCACCGCCGCGCAGATCGCCCGCAAGTTCATCGGCGACAAGCCGGACGCCATCATCGCCATCGCCACCCCGTCCGCGCAGGCGGTTGTGGCTGCCACCAAGTCGATCCCCGTCGTCTATTCGGGCGTGACGGATCCGGTGGCCGCGCAACTGGTCAAGAGCTGGGAGCCGACCGGCACCAACGTGACCGGCGTGTCCGACAAGCTGCCGCTGGACAAGCAAATCGCCCTCATCAAGCGTGTGGTGCCAAATGCCAAGCGTGTGGGCATGGTCTACAACCCTGGCGAAGCCAACTCGGTCGTGGTCGTCACCGAGCTGAAGAAGCTGCTGTCGGCGCAAGGCATGACGCTGATCGAATCGGCTGCACCGCGTACCGTGGACATCGCGCCAGCCGCCAAGAACCTGATCGGCAAGGTCGACGTGATCTACACGAACACCGACAACAACGTGGTGTCGGCGTACGAGTCGCTGGTGAAGGTGGCCAACGAAGCGAAGATCCCGCTGGTGGCCGGCGATACCGACAGCGTCAAGCGCGGCGCCATCGCTGCGCTGGGCATCAACTACTACAAGCTGGGCCAGCAGACCGGCAAGGTCGTCGCCCGCATCCTGAAGGGTGAGAAGCCGGGCGCGATTGCATCGGCCGGCAGCACCGATTTGGAGCTGTTCGTGAACGAAGGCGCGGCCAAGAAGCAAGGCGCGACCTTGTCGGCGGACCTGCTGAAGGACGCCAAGGAAGTCATCAAGTAA
- a CDS encoding ABC transporter permease → MSLFSLLGALEIGLIFSLVALGVLISFRILNFPDLTVDGSFPMGGAVAATLIASGHDPFMSTLGGTLAGAVAGFITGWLNVRLKIMDLLASILMMIALYSVNLRIMGKPNVPLISEPTVFSLLQPEWMPDYVFRPVLLGVVVVVVKLLVDWFFSTQIGLSLRATGANPRMARAQGVATGAATLAGMALSNALVALAGALYAQTQGGADVSMGIGTIVIGLAAVIIGETVLPARRLVLTTLAVVVGAILYRFFIALALNSDFIGLQAQDLNMVTAALVVIALVLPGVRRKVFGKFAKTTTKGN, encoded by the coding sequence ATGTCACTGTTTTCATTGCTCGGCGCCCTGGAGATCGGTCTGATCTTCAGCCTCGTGGCGCTCGGGGTGCTGATCTCCTTCCGCATCCTCAACTTCCCTGACCTCACTGTCGACGGCAGCTTCCCGATGGGCGGCGCCGTGGCGGCCACGCTCATCGCCAGCGGACACGATCCGTTCATGTCGACGCTGGGCGGCACGCTGGCCGGTGCCGTTGCCGGCTTCATCACGGGCTGGCTCAATGTGCGCCTGAAAATCATGGATCTGCTCGCCAGCATCCTGATGATGATCGCGCTGTACTCGGTCAACCTGCGCATCATGGGCAAGCCGAACGTGCCGCTCATCTCCGAGCCGACGGTGTTCTCGCTGCTGCAGCCCGAGTGGATGCCCGACTACGTGTTCCGACCCGTGCTGCTGGGTGTGGTCGTGGTGGTCGTCAAGCTGCTGGTGGATTGGTTCTTCTCGACGCAGATCGGCCTGTCGCTGCGTGCCACGGGTGCCAACCCGCGCATGGCGCGCGCACAGGGTGTCGCCACCGGCGCTGCCACGTTGGCCGGCATGGCGCTGTCCAACGCCCTGGTGGCGCTTGCTGGTGCGCTCTACGCGCAAACGCAGGGCGGCGCCGACGTGTCGATGGGTATCGGCACGATCGTCATCGGCCTGGCTGCCGTCATCATCGGCGAGACCGTGCTGCCGGCACGCCGCCTGGTGCTGACCACGCTGGCCGTGGTGGTGGGCGCGATCCTGTATCGTTTCTTCATCGCCCTGGCGCTCAATAGCGATTTCATCGGCCTGCAAGCACAGGACCTGAACATGGTGACCGCCGCGCTGGTGGTGATCGCGCTCGTGCTTCCTGGTGTGCGCCGCAAGGTGTTCGGCAAGTTCGCCAAGACCACTACCAAGGGGAACTGA
- a CDS encoding ABC transporter ATP-binding protein: MLSAQGLTLTFNPATPIETRALRGLSLDIPAGQFVAVIGSNGAGKSTFLNSISGDQLVDSGSITIDGEDVTRKTAWQRADKVARVFQDPMAGTCENLTIEENMSLAMCRGQRRGFSFATNRKWREIFREQLRRLDLGLENRLTDRIGLLSGGQRQAVSLLMASLQPSRILLLDEHTAALDPKTAAFVLELTAKIVSESKLTTMMVTHSMRQALDYGDRTVMLHQGNVILDVQGEERRGLDVPHLLQKFEETRGAKVDDDALLLG, encoded by the coding sequence ATGCTGAGCGCACAAGGACTCACCCTCACCTTCAACCCGGCCACGCCGATTGAGACGCGCGCGCTGCGCGGCCTGTCGCTGGACATTCCGGCGGGCCAGTTCGTGGCCGTGATCGGCTCGAACGGCGCCGGCAAGTCGACGTTCCTGAACTCCATCAGCGGCGACCAGCTGGTCGACTCCGGCAGCATCACCATCGACGGTGAAGACGTCACGCGAAAGACCGCGTGGCAACGCGCTGACAAGGTCGCCCGAGTGTTCCAGGACCCGATGGCCGGCACCTGCGAAAACTTGACCATCGAAGAGAACATGTCGCTGGCCATGTGCCGCGGGCAGCGTCGTGGTTTCTCGTTCGCCACCAACCGCAAGTGGCGCGAGATCTTCCGCGAGCAACTGCGCCGGCTGGACCTCGGCCTGGAAAATCGCCTGACCGATCGCATCGGTCTGCTTTCGGGCGGCCAACGCCAGGCCGTGAGCCTGCTGATGGCCTCGCTGCAGCCGTCGCGCATCCTGCTGCTCGATGAGCACACCGCCGCGCTCGACCCGAAAACGGCCGCCTTCGTGCTTGAGCTGACCGCCAAGATCGTGTCTGAGAGCAAGCTGACGACAATGATGGTGACGCACTCCATGCGCCAGGCGCTCGACTACGGCGACCGCACGGTAATGCTGCACCAGGGTAACGTGATCCTCGACGTGCAAGGCGAGGAGCGCCGTGGCCTGGACGTGCCGCACCTGCTGCAGAAGTTCGAGGAAACGCGCGGCGCCAAGGTGGACGACGACGCGCTGTTGCTGGGCTGA
- a CDS encoding J domain-containing protein, with product MTKARRPAISIAPNQHADNSPTLSKGQRAFNALIKQIGNRRKRLADWETATVQFQGRYAGEFLPLERSRIALQIRLVRSLDQVYEHDAFTKAERRKISALIVDLAHDLIDEDPSLKTLYSKYSGTDFDREAALQAAEMKSRLEAALGVDLGDDADVHSEEALLQRARAHIEQRAEKKAAAASKREARRAARTKSPKQLAAEAREEDEQAQMSLSIREVYRKLASALHPDRETDPQERERKTRLMQRVNEAYDKNNLLQLLELQLELEHIDQHSINRISEARLAHYNQILKDQVRELDRQIHRVETTFRYTYGYQRFEALPPEAVLQKLDLDIAALHEQVRNFEQDLAAFDDFRDVRRMLKSRATLD from the coding sequence ATGACCAAGGCCCGCCGCCCTGCCATCAGCATCGCGCCCAACCAACACGCGGACAACTCGCCAACGCTGTCAAAAGGTCAGCGAGCGTTCAACGCGCTGATCAAGCAGATCGGGAATCGGCGCAAGCGGCTCGCAGATTGGGAGACGGCTACCGTTCAGTTCCAGGGCCGATATGCCGGCGAGTTCTTGCCGCTGGAGCGCAGCCGCATCGCATTGCAGATCCGCCTCGTCCGCAGCCTCGATCAGGTCTACGAGCACGACGCCTTTACTAAAGCCGAGCGCCGCAAGATATCCGCGCTCATCGTCGATCTCGCGCACGATCTGATTGACGAAGACCCGAGCCTCAAGACGCTTTACAGCAAGTACAGCGGCACAGACTTCGACCGGGAAGCCGCGCTGCAGGCCGCGGAGATGAAGTCGAGGCTGGAAGCGGCGCTCGGTGTCGACCTCGGCGACGACGCGGACGTGCATTCGGAGGAAGCGCTGCTGCAGCGCGCCCGCGCGCACATCGAGCAACGCGCCGAGAAAAAGGCCGCCGCCGCAAGCAAGCGTGAAGCCCGCCGGGCCGCGCGCACGAAATCTCCGAAGCAACTTGCCGCAGAAGCGCGGGAGGAAGACGAACAGGCGCAGATGAGCCTGTCCATCCGCGAGGTCTATCGCAAGCTCGCCAGCGCCCTGCACCCGGACCGCGAAACCGATCCGCAGGAGCGAGAGCGCAAGACGCGGCTCATGCAGCGCGTCAACGAGGCCTACGACAAGAACAACCTGCTGCAACTACTGGAATTGCAGCTGGAGCTTGAGCACATCGACCAGCATTCGATCAACCGCATCAGCGAAGCGCGATTGGCGCACTACAACCAGATCCTGAAAGACCAGGTGCGCGAGCTTGACCGGCAAATCCATCGCGTCGAGACCACGTTCCGATACACGTACGGCTATCAGCGGTTCGAAGCGCTGCCGCCAGAGGCCGTGTTGCAAAAACTCGACCTCGACATCGCAGCGCTGCACGAACAGGTGCGCAACTTCGAGCAGGACCTTGCCGCCTTCGACGATTTCCGCGACGTGCGGCGCATGCTGAAATCCCGCGCGACGCTCGACTGA
- a CDS encoding porin codes for MNKTSMALAVVALATATTAGTAAAQSSNVTLYGIMDSGIEYVNHAGPNGGSATRLVSGGKNTSRWGMRGTEDLGGGLKAVFNLESGIAIDTGKLDTDNTLFDRRAVVGLAGGFGQVVAGRTFTTTYDFMLPYDPMGYAPNYSWATSSTATGDRKDGLFSRASNAVRYDGSFGGLKLGATVGFGEAAGNFKSNSKYDLGIGYTVGGFSAAVTWDRQNGAGTSTTPADTTNYIQGIHAGASYDLGALKLFAGYRNYKRAFTTAAASLRSDMYWAGASYDLTPAFTLYGAVYKQNIKDGTGADPILFSVRGQYTLSKRTTAYLSAGYAKAKNGQNVSLSRDVVGYGNNQVGVTAGLQHRF; via the coding sequence ATGAACAAGACTTCGATGGCGCTGGCCGTGGTGGCGCTCGCCACCGCGACGACCGCTGGCACGGCCGCCGCACAATCCTCCAACGTGACCCTGTACGGGATCATGGATTCGGGCATCGAGTATGTGAACCACGCTGGCCCGAACGGCGGCAGCGCCACGCGCCTAGTCTCGGGCGGCAAGAACACGTCGCGCTGGGGTATGCGCGGCACCGAAGATCTGGGGGGCGGCCTGAAAGCCGTGTTCAATCTGGAAAGCGGTATCGCCATCGATACCGGCAAGCTCGATACCGACAACACGCTGTTCGACCGCCGCGCCGTGGTCGGTTTGGCAGGCGGCTTCGGGCAGGTGGTGGCCGGTCGCACGTTCACGACCACGTACGACTTCATGCTGCCGTACGACCCGATGGGCTATGCGCCGAACTACTCGTGGGCGACGTCGTCCACGGCCACAGGCGACCGCAAGGACGGCCTGTTCTCGCGCGCATCCAACGCTGTGCGCTATGACGGTTCCTTTGGTGGCCTGAAGCTGGGCGCGACCGTGGGCTTTGGCGAGGCCGCCGGCAATTTCAAGAGCAACTCCAAGTACGACCTGGGCATCGGGTACACCGTGGGCGGCTTCTCTGCGGCGGTCACGTGGGATCGCCAAAACGGCGCAGGCACAAGCACCACGCCGGCAGATACGACCAATTACATCCAGGGCATTCACGCCGGCGCCAGCTACGACTTGGGCGCGTTGAAACTGTTTGCGGGCTATCGCAACTACAAGCGTGCCTTCACCACGGCTGCCGCCAGCCTGCGCAGCGATATGTACTGGGCGGGCGCCAGCTACGACCTGACGCCGGCCTTCACGCTGTACGGCGCGGTGTACAAGCAGAACATCAAGGACGGTACAGGGGCCGATCCGATCCTGTTCTCGGTGCGCGGCCAGTACACGCTGTCCAAGCGGACCACGGCGTACCTGTCTGCCGGTTATGCCAAGGCCAAAAACGGCCAGAACGTGAGCCTGTCGCGCGACGTGGTGGGGTATGGCAACAACCAGGTCGGTGTGACGGCGGGCCTGCAACACCGTTTCTGA